Proteins encoded by one window of Astatotilapia calliptera chromosome 13, fAstCal1.2, whole genome shotgun sequence:
- the LOC113035369 gene encoding carboxy-terminal kinesin 2-like → MLCDKSSFTFTASFVEIYNETLRDLVFTGKSSKRPEHEIRKTASNKLTITNLTYERVSNEDQVLRLIALANQNRSTAQTAQNDRSSRSHSVFQLDIEGVNAGRDVKCKSTLCLVDLAGSERMVKSQSQGDRFKEMTAINSSLSNLGVVIAALAKKVCS, encoded by the exons TTCACGTTCACAGCGAGCTTCGTCGAAATTTACAATGAGACCCTGAGGGACCTTGTGTTCACCGGCAAGTCCAGCAAGAGACCTGAGCATGAGATCCGCAAGACAGCCAGCAACAAATTGACAATCACTAATCTCACCTATGAGCGGGTCTCCAATGAGGATCAG GTTCTCCGTCTGATTGCTTTGGCCAATCAGAATCGCTCCACTGCCCAGACAGCCCAGAATGACCGCTCGTCTCGCTCCCACTCAGTCTTCCAGCTGGATATTGAGGGAGTTAATGCCGGCAGGGATGTCAAGTGCAAAT ccACTCTGTGCCTGGTGGACTTGGCTGGCAGTGAGCGAATGGTGAAGAGCCAGTCTCAGGGTGACCGTTTCAAAGAGATGACCGCCATCAACAGCTCACTGTCCAACCTGGGCGTCGTTATCGCCGCTCTGGCCAAAAAGGTCTGCAGCTGA